Proteins from a single region of Aureibacter tunicatorum:
- a CDS encoding HET-C-related protein, with protein MKEENEQNQLQYSAIAQRQADQRMRNNWMAIQKKENPTETNYSNHTNWASPIQKQSANPNSVTSKNSSPSSNKTGLPDNLKSGIENLSGHSMDDVKVHYNSDKPAQLQAYAFAQGTDIHLSSGQEKHLPHEAWHVVQQKQGRVTPTTQMKGKVNINDDAGLEREADIMGAKAMQFKGTGNDASDRVASAYTTDTIQRFEAPKHESAGRMALTEDGAFSQEEATAIYYGNWMRDVNQAFVPSLIDKVGVDMVYAGLTVMSYQKFGKMPTQEQLGIYIPAEHLDSPAGAVAGSEYFEGGKIDKVSEDLESQTAVNPEKASPVETPFKTLQHGTEPSSTKIFNNDSNNDNSKLFDVDQSGVMAYMHRSFEHLENRLTLAAKKGRTEEGMLHYGAAMHVTEDLFAHSNYVEIAVEKILKEQNYNHETGRMEHTYLPELPKEHRDIQTFSKDVMVEDQQQMMTAPRPVLTTGSFSSADTMQSVGHEMLHFLKKEPKKGTSENLEQKIAFNIAMGRYLDKNTSATQVVLEIINKNLAQNNIPAEDIENITSQYISFEAIMKGLGNLSLLLSNDTINNILHSIDLVIHSEIKTPLAAQIESMTMDESVRDTSLLNTYEADKKTARGEKDNSLMSQGMQKIDEQIYSPEKIKNKQEGSLKTAQARVDALEKTPVSVVAGPSHTQISKDHGNSVFFGLAFQLAVKANKMIRDEMLNIWSKNQLDLGTPKSKEPEEPSMFDNFITGSKDLMTEHLGVEFDEKPKEKKLSNEELIAKTHQEHASKSFDFARQVMEQGYDPENIPNLNAHDKESAAQLIAFAQFLDNINQLDDKSRLGLDHIEEFFQEDSGLEWEPIHIQELENIANNLRGTAQSLGNDDMRTYESREGLYNQLKEQRTQLGKELLDPQYLENPESITGIKLDQQKQCIAIITAMDRIISGIAPSYSKQQKEILSGDQNIMTRNNQKWAKLQQTHIEKPSASRHGGTYENLINKAREVTSHPYDVSWWEETVKSYMEKHKELIKESIIARNIGIATFRTDKQHKH; from the coding sequence ATGAAAGAGGAAAACGAACAAAATCAATTGCAATATTCCGCCATTGCGCAAAGACAGGCGGATCAACGCATGAGAAACAATTGGATGGCTATTCAAAAAAAAGAAAATCCAACGGAAACCAATTACTCCAACCATACTAATTGGGCTAGTCCAATCCAGAAACAAAGCGCGAATCCAAATAGCGTAACTTCAAAAAACTCTTCTCCATCGAGCAATAAAACAGGACTTCCCGATAACCTGAAAAGCGGGATTGAAAATCTTTCCGGACATTCCATGGACGATGTCAAAGTTCATTACAACTCTGACAAACCCGCCCAATTGCAAGCTTATGCATTTGCCCAAGGTACGGATATACACTTGAGTTCTGGCCAAGAGAAACACCTTCCCCATGAAGCTTGGCATGTAGTGCAACAAAAGCAAGGCCGTGTAACGCCAACAACTCAAATGAAAGGGAAGGTGAATATCAATGACGACGCAGGCTTGGAGAGAGAAGCGGATATCATGGGAGCCAAAGCTATGCAATTCAAAGGAACTGGAAATGATGCTTCCGACAGGGTCGCTTCTGCTTATACTACTGACACCATACAGCGATTCGAAGCCCCAAAACATGAGAGTGCTGGACGAATGGCCCTAACAGAAGACGGAGCTTTCAGCCAAGAAGAAGCCACCGCCATATACTATGGCAACTGGATGCGAGATGTTAATCAAGCTTTCGTGCCCTCTCTTATCGATAAAGTCGGAGTGGATATGGTTTACGCTGGCTTAACAGTAATGTCTTATCAAAAGTTCGGTAAAATGCCAACACAAGAGCAATTAGGCATTTACATACCCGCGGAGCATTTGGATAGCCCTGCCGGAGCTGTTGCTGGTAGCGAATACTTCGAAGGTGGCAAAATCGACAAAGTTAGCGAAGATCTTGAATCGCAAACAGCTGTCAATCCAGAGAAAGCCTCTCCAGTCGAAACTCCATTCAAAACATTGCAACATGGCACAGAGCCTTCTTCAACCAAGATTTTCAATAATGATAGTAACAATGACAACAGCAAACTTTTCGATGTGGATCAAAGTGGAGTGATGGCATACATGCATCGAAGCTTTGAGCATCTCGAAAACCGCCTGACCCTTGCCGCAAAAAAAGGCCGTACTGAAGAAGGCATGTTGCATTACGGTGCCGCAATGCACGTTACTGAAGATCTTTTTGCCCATTCCAATTATGTAGAAATAGCTGTTGAGAAAATTCTAAAAGAGCAAAATTACAATCATGAGACCGGGCGGATGGAGCATACCTATCTTCCGGAACTTCCCAAAGAACACAGAGACATCCAAACTTTCAGTAAAGATGTCATGGTAGAAGATCAACAGCAAATGATGACAGCTCCCAGACCTGTGCTCACAACTGGTTCGTTTAGCTCTGCTGATACCATGCAGTCTGTTGGTCATGAGATGCTGCACTTTTTAAAGAAAGAACCCAAGAAAGGTACTTCAGAAAACTTAGAGCAAAAAATTGCCTTTAATATTGCAATGGGGAGATATTTAGACAAAAACACATCTGCAACCCAAGTAGTTCTTGAAATAATCAACAAAAATTTAGCTCAAAACAACATTCCAGCAGAAGATATTGAAAATATAACTTCTCAGTATATAAGCTTCGAGGCTATAATGAAAGGTTTAGGAAATCTAAGTTTATTATTAAGCAATGATACAATCAACAATATATTACATTCAATAGATTTAGTTATTCACAGTGAGATAAAAACTCCTTTAGCTGCTCAAATTGAATCAATGACCATGGATGAATCTGTGCGAGACACTTCACTACTAAATACCTATGAAGCAGATAAAAAAACCGCTCGTGGCGAAAAAGATAATTCTCTAATGTCCCAAGGAATGCAAAAAATCGATGAGCAAATTTATTCTCCTGAAAAAATCAAAAATAAACAAGAAGGTTCTCTAAAAACTGCTCAAGCTAGAGTTGATGCATTAGAAAAAACTCCAGTATCTGTAGTCGCTGGTCCGTCCCATACCCAGATATCCAAAGACCATGGAAATAGCGTCTTCTTTGGACTTGCCTTTCAACTTGCTGTCAAAGCCAATAAAATGATTCGAGACGAAATGCTCAATATTTGGTCAAAAAATCAACTCGACTTAGGGACTCCTAAAAGCAAAGAACCCGAAGAACCTTCCATGTTTGATAACTTTATAACAGGTTCAAAAGATCTCATGACAGAACACCTAGGAGTAGAATTTGACGAAAAGCCAAAAGAAAAGAAATTGAGTAATGAAGAGCTTATTGCCAAGACACATCAAGAGCATGCTAGTAAATCTTTTGATTTTGCAAGGCAAGTCATGGAACAGGGATATGATCCCGAAAACATTCCCAATCTAAATGCTCATGACAAAGAATCTGCTGCTCAGCTTATAGCTTTTGCTCAATTTTTAGATAATATCAACCAACTAGATGATAAATCTAGACTCGGATTGGATCATATAGAAGAATTCTTCCAAGAAGATAGTGGTTTAGAATGGGAGCCTATACATATTCAAGAGCTAGAAAATATTGCGAATAACTTAAGAGGAACCGCTCAAAGCCTCGGAAATGATGATATGCGAACTTACGAAAGTAGGGAAGGATTATATAATCAATTGAAAGAACAAAGAACTCAATTGGGAAAAGAGCTTCTCGACCCTCAATATTTGGAAAACCCTGAAAGTATCACAGGGATCAAGCTCGATCAACAAAAACAATGTATAGCAATTATCACCGCCATGGATCGTATTATATCAGGAATAGCCCCAAGCTATAGTAAACAGCAAAAGGAAATACTTAGTGGTGATCAAAATATAATGACAAGAAATAATCAAAAGTGGGCTAAACTCCAACAAACTCATATCGAAAAGCCATCTGCATCAAGGCATGGAGGTACCTACGAAAACCTTATCAACAAAGCTCGTGAAGTTACAAGCCATCCTTATGATGTCAGTTGGTGGGAAGAGACTGTCAAATCTTATATGGAAAAACATAAAGAGCTTATCAAAGAATCCATCATCGCTCGAAATATAGGCATAGCTACATTCAGGACTGACAAACAACATAAACACTAA
- a CDS encoding DUF4157 domain-containing protein, whose protein sequence is MEKSDERGFQNHQNRIAQLKADQRMKENWIAIQRKKEETQNNKANTVQRQEGNSTQQSSNSGSSSGLPTQLKSGIENLSGQSMDDVKVHYNSDKPAQLQAHAFAQGNDIHLASGQEKHLPHEAWHVVQQKEGRVQPTRQMKGKGVNINDDAGLEREADVMGAKAMSMGNKNSSSPAQKKDSGSSTTAQMVSYDETTVQRRAFLNHSNSAIELVTEDNNTERDFIYKGPLSGFYSIGMDGTLVERTDLEDDQDFKYPYETSDNWMPEEDELGYNRLTRAIKNQDSGNVSMAALRESMEYLYVDNSKLFELNKAFAKHDKSLSISNQDFVLDFTKKISFGLMNELQSKYITSGEPGLMEYVKSQVELHNKRLQNSSNDDEDVALINISDDLEDWEYYSAALTAMQGKQSYETALNKICDVVATAMMALYGEGGLEEYDGLVDKINQGTNKKNGSFKAIKTTSGFEFLDIMRNMIASKDSNIAQIKIKANGLPHTFAIANGGWSKPAFVQAYEQHITLEEHVKNIGVFNYDAMGDIVVPLAEALNGNDMSGAKYNALFGGPGDHDVKISEIMVIIMPMQQQELGDLSEFNPKSGYMHF, encoded by the coding sequence ATGGAGAAATCAGACGAAAGGGGCTTTCAAAATCATCAAAACCGAATTGCTCAGCTAAAAGCTGATCAAAGAATGAAAGAAAATTGGATCGCTATCCAACGCAAAAAAGAGGAAACTCAAAACAACAAGGCAAATACAGTTCAAAGACAAGAAGGAAACTCTACACAACAGTCAAGCAATTCAGGAAGCAGTTCGGGACTGCCAACCCAATTAAAATCAGGCATAGAAAATCTGTCCGGACAATCGATGGACGATGTAAAAGTTCATTACAACTCGGATAAGCCAGCCCAATTGCAAGCACACGCATTTGCTCAAGGAAATGACATACATTTAGCCTCAGGACAAGAAAAGCACTTGCCTCACGAAGCATGGCACGTTGTCCAACAAAAGGAGGGAAGAGTGCAACCCACTAGACAAATGAAAGGCAAAGGCGTCAATATCAATGATGACGCTGGGCTGGAAAGAGAAGCTGATGTCATGGGAGCGAAAGCGATGAGCATGGGAAACAAAAATTCCAGTTCTCCTGCTCAAAAGAAAGACTCGGGATCATCGACTACCGCTCAAATGGTGTCTTATGATGAAACGACTGTCCAAAGAAGAGCTTTTCTGAATCATTCCAATTCAGCTATTGAATTAGTGACGGAAGATAATAACACGGAAAGAGACTTCATTTACAAAGGTCCTTTATCCGGTTTTTATTCCATAGGAATGGATGGAACATTAGTTGAAAGAACAGACTTGGAAGATGATCAAGACTTCAAATATCCATATGAAACATCAGACAATTGGATGCCTGAAGAAGATGAATTGGGCTATAATCGATTAACAAGAGCTATAAAAAATCAAGATTCAGGAAATGTCAGCATGGCTGCTTTAAGAGAATCCATGGAATATCTATATGTGGACAATTCCAAATTATTTGAACTAAATAAAGCATTCGCAAAGCATGACAAAAGCTTAAGCATATCCAACCAAGACTTCGTTTTGGACTTCACAAAGAAAATCTCTTTCGGCTTAATGAATGAGCTTCAATCTAAATACATTACCTCTGGTGAGCCAGGACTTATGGAGTATGTAAAAAGCCAAGTCGAGTTACATAATAAAAGGCTTCAAAATAGCTCCAATGATGACGAAGATGTAGCTTTAATAAACATAAGCGACGATCTGGAAGATTGGGAATATTATAGCGCGGCACTAACAGCCATGCAAGGCAAGCAAAGCTACGAAACAGCTCTTAATAAAATTTGCGATGTTGTAGCTACAGCTATGATGGCTCTGTATGGAGAAGGTGGTCTAGAGGAATATGACGGACTGGTGGATAAAATCAATCAGGGAACCAATAAGAAAAACGGTAGTTTCAAAGCGATCAAAACCACTAGCGGATTTGAATTTCTTGACATAATGCGAAATATGATCGCCAGCAAAGATAGTAATATCGCTCAGATAAAAATCAAAGCCAATGGATTGCCTCATACATTTGCCATAGCCAATGGAGGTTGGAGCAAACCTGCTTTTGTCCAAGCTTACGAACAACATATTACTCTAGAGGAGCATGTCAAAAATATTGGTGTATTCAATTATGACGCTATGGGTGATATAGTAGTCCCACTAGCCGAAGCACTTAATGGAAATGATATGTCTGGGGCAAAATACAATGCACTCTTCGGAGGCCCTGGAGATCATGATGTGAAAATATCAGAAATCATGGTCATCATCATGCCAATGCAACAGCAAGAACTTGGCGACCTAAGCGAATTCAATCCTAAATCGGGTTATATGCATTTTTAA
- a CDS encoding DUF4157 domain-containing protein, translating to MEKSDKGGSQGFHNQTAQRKADNKMKENWLAVQRKKEETSDLENSSFADEFSGPAQLQEAESPIQRQENKSPNTTGMPDQLKSGIENLSGQSMDDVKVHYNSSMPAQLQAHAYAQGTDIHLASGQEKHLPHEAWHVVQQKEGRVKPTKQLKGANINDDSTLEKEADVMGAKAMQMKSNDSGSNTAQLKSNGSADKVVQRYAIAQDQLSNEIYNKSLNGDFVVGLGYPNHELYINDTSVLANLNTRIEYGLLEFYSPSQKNFNFGEDDVTYYKVMPRHKSDGDYEVDQQHLNEGIKKSLVENQAYWEGKSQNNFDPKEFEKNFDYETKKNEFTTNSESSTNVYDFSMATEFIRKSFSQLGYTDSDNDGLMEHKDRFVSTYTIINKYLKGVKTDKAAVIQAIKEFQEALPNEPENLLLQKIKTKTVDLRSKANDIPDTSTANLLRKGHLNHQFNALENDKFLLPRGCDLVAGTTMGVESNESSQGSFAMKFNMRGNIKGEENDHFHFSTKLLADSTDFVTIEGFAKRGYNIFDDTWEFFLHGNKNTEKESFNAYTMSRYDFFDFKAPFMEEYNKDPKGLILGPQKLMEPAITKAAMDFYNTHIVKGGGQATLKDKDDRDTAERKRLKNVATNRALACLNNFPTKADCVPDDPDVNTFKNEGLEKIFDPTLTTQEQVNRYLLHAFDNMLSTLVSNHMDKAKSIAKARSVFDVSQDENYFTRIQAWIDECTTQKDGLSSHQLIAKSKYNTSINELTAIKNKFTEFRNYRGQYF from the coding sequence ATGGAAAAGTCGGATAAAGGCGGTTCCCAGGGCTTTCATAATCAGACTGCTCAGCGAAAAGCTGACAACAAAATGAAAGAAAACTGGCTAGCCGTTCAAAGAAAAAAAGAGGAAACCAGCGATCTAGAAAACTCCTCTTTCGCTGATGAATTTTCAGGACCTGCTCAACTTCAAGAAGCAGAAAGCCCAATTCAAAGACAAGAAAACAAATCTCCCAACACAACAGGCATGCCTGATCAATTAAAATCAGGAATTGAAAACCTATCAGGGCAATCCATGGATGATGTGAAAGTCCATTACAACTCCAGTATGCCTGCTCAACTTCAAGCGCATGCCTATGCGCAAGGAACAGACATACACCTAGCTTCAGGACAGGAAAAACACCTTCCCCATGAAGCATGGCACGTTGTTCAACAAAAAGAAGGAAGGGTAAAGCCCACCAAGCAACTTAAAGGCGCTAATATCAATGACGATTCGACTTTAGAGAAAGAAGCGGATGTCATGGGTGCCAAAGCTATGCAAATGAAGTCCAACGACTCGGGAAGCAATACCGCCCAACTCAAGAGCAATGGATCGGCGGATAAAGTAGTCCAAAGATATGCTATCGCCCAAGACCAATTATCAAATGAGATATACAATAAATCGCTTAATGGCGATTTTGTGGTTGGCTTAGGATATCCTAATCACGAGCTTTATATCAACGACACTTCTGTGTTGGCCAACTTGAATACTCGAATCGAATATGGACTGCTCGAATTTTACAGCCCTTCACAGAAAAACTTCAACTTCGGTGAAGACGACGTTACTTACTACAAAGTAATGCCCAGACATAAATCAGATGGAGATTACGAAGTTGATCAACAACATCTTAATGAAGGGATCAAAAAGTCCTTAGTGGAGAACCAAGCTTACTGGGAAGGAAAGTCGCAAAATAACTTCGACCCAAAAGAGTTCGAAAAGAACTTTGACTATGAAACTAAAAAGAATGAATTCACTACAAATTCTGAATCCTCCACAAATGTGTATGACTTCAGCATGGCGACAGAATTTATCAGAAAGTCATTCTCTCAGCTAGGTTATACGGATTCAGACAATGATGGACTGATGGAGCACAAAGACCGCTTTGTCTCTACCTACACTATCATAAATAAATATCTCAAAGGTGTAAAAACGGACAAAGCGGCGGTAATACAAGCCATCAAAGAGTTTCAAGAAGCTTTGCCAAATGAACCTGAAAATTTATTGTTGCAAAAGATCAAGACTAAAACTGTCGACTTAAGATCCAAAGCCAATGATATCCCAGATACCTCCACAGCCAATTTATTAAGAAAAGGCCATCTCAACCACCAATTCAACGCGCTTGAAAACGATAAGTTTTTATTGCCTAGAGGTTGCGACTTGGTTGCGGGTACTACCATGGGGGTTGAAAGCAATGAAAGCTCCCAAGGAAGCTTTGCCATGAAGTTCAACATGAGAGGAAATATAAAGGGAGAGGAAAACGATCACTTCCACTTTTCTACCAAGTTGTTAGCCGATTCTACAGATTTCGTTACCATAGAAGGATTTGCCAAGCGAGGATACAATATTTTTGATGACACTTGGGAATTCTTCCTTCATGGCAACAAAAACACAGAGAAAGAATCTTTCAATGCCTATACAATGTCGAGATATGATTTCTTTGACTTCAAAGCTCCATTCATGGAGGAATACAATAAAGATCCAAAAGGCTTGATATTAGGGCCTCAAAAACTAATGGAGCCAGCGATTACTAAAGCGGCAATGGATTTTTACAATACGCATATAGTCAAAGGGGGAGGGCAGGCAACTCTGAAAGACAAAGACGATAGAGACACAGCAGAGAGAAAGCGTTTAAAAAATGTCGCAACAAATAGGGCCTTGGCTTGCCTCAATAATTTCCCAACAAAAGCTGACTGTGTGCCTGACGACCCGGATGTTAATACATTTAAAAACGAAGGCTTGGAAAAAATCTTCGATCCTACGCTAACGACACAAGAACAGGTGAACAGATATCTTTTGCATGCTTTTGACAATATGCTCTCTACTTTGGTTTCAAACCACATGGATAAGGCTAAAAGCATCGCCAAAGCCAGAAGTGTATTCGATGTTAGCCAGGATGAAAATTATTTCACTAGAATTCAAGCTTGGATAGATGAATGCACTACACAAAAGGATGGCCTTAGCTCGCACCAGCTTATTGCGAAATCAAAATACAACACATCCATCAATGAATTAACTGCTATCAAAAACAAGTTCACGGAATTCAGAAACTATAGAGGCCAGTATTTTTAA
- a CDS encoding ABC transporter ATP-binding protein yields MNSLNISNLQKTYANGVKALDNVNLQISTGMFGLLGPNGAGKSSLMRTLATLQEPDQGAVKLNEIDILKQPEELRKVLGYLPQEFGVYPRITAEQLLDHIAVLKGISNKKERKELVAYLLNKVNLYDKRKLSVKSFSGGMKQRVGIAQAIIGNPKLVIVDEPTAGLDPGERNRFHNLLADIAENSIVILSTHIVDDVHELCSNMAVMNFGKILFNGTPNEAIDMLNGQIWEKTISRHEIDDYEKNFEVISKKMVAGQTLIHVVSNTQPELGFENIKPNLEDVFFSQINSESKELV; encoded by the coding sequence ATGAATTCACTCAACATTTCAAATCTGCAAAAAACATATGCTAATGGCGTAAAAGCATTAGATAATGTCAACCTTCAAATTTCAACGGGTATGTTTGGACTTTTAGGTCCTAATGGTGCCGGAAAATCATCATTGATGCGTACGCTCGCAACACTTCAAGAGCCTGATCAAGGTGCAGTTAAGCTCAATGAAATCGATATACTAAAACAGCCGGAAGAACTTCGAAAAGTACTAGGATACCTGCCTCAAGAATTTGGCGTATATCCTCGCATCACAGCAGAACAATTGCTTGACCATATAGCTGTATTAAAAGGAATCAGTAATAAAAAAGAAAGAAAAGAGCTAGTTGCTTACCTTTTGAATAAAGTGAACCTTTATGACAAGCGGAAACTTTCCGTGAAAAGCTTTTCAGGAGGAATGAAACAACGCGTAGGCATCGCTCAAGCCATCATAGGCAATCCAAAACTTGTCATCGTCGACGAACCTACAGCGGGCCTTGACCCTGGTGAACGCAACCGCTTTCATAATTTATTGGCAGATATAGCTGAAAACTCTATAGTTATTCTTTCGACTCATATAGTAGACGATGTTCATGAACTTTGCAGCAATATGGCTGTGATGAATTTTGGAAAAATTCTATTCAACGGCACACCTAATGAAGCTATAGACATGCTTAATGGTCAGATATGGGAAAAAACCATTTCCAGACATGAAATAGATGATTATGAGAAGAACTTTGAAGTAATATCCAAAAAAATGGTAGCAGGTCAAACTCTTATACATGTAGTGAGTAATACGCAGCCTGAGCTTGGCTTTGAGAATATAAAACCAAATCTTGAAGATGTATTTTTCTCTCAAATAAACTCCGAAAGTAAAGAATTAGTATAA
- a CDS encoding DUF4157 domain-containing protein has product MEKSEKNGSSFHQQAAQRKADQKMKDNWLAVQRKKDGEPNESSLFEAVEGTTQLQEAGATIQRQENKSPNSTGMPDQLKSGIESLSGQSMDDVKVHYNSSMPAQLQAHAYAQGTDIHLASGQEKHLPHEAWHVVQQKEGRVKPTKQLKGANINDDSALEKEADVMGAKAMQMKSSNSGSNTAQLKNNGSSQKVMQRYALAQDTLTNEVYNKSTNGNFVVGIGYPNHELYVDDDSVLDALNNRVEHGLLEFHSPSQKQFNFGTGNVQYHKVMPRHKSNGTYEVDQNHLNAGIKNVLVKNQAKFVAKSTDENYNEQNFEDNFNLDAKTTEFTSNTASSSHVYDFSMMAEFIRKSFSQLGYTDGDDDGLMEHKTRYVAAYKVINKYLKGKNTDKTAVIEAIETFKDALPDNPVNLLLQKVKTKATELRAKANNIPDASDANLLRKGHLNHQFNAIDNNEFLLPRGCDLVAGTTMGVENKEEAQGSFAMRFSMKSHDDDHVHFSTKLLADSTDFVTIEGFAKGSYNIFDDTWEFFLHGNKANEKDAFNDYTMSRYDFFDFKAEYMQKYDPTKQDMRLGVQKYMEAAIPREAMKFYNDHIVAGGGQATLKDKATRDFEAERAATQACGEAYIRLNSFPAKANCVQDDPQVGVMIQQAQTNLFNPNGRSAQQINTECLQAFDNILSRIVSNHLTKANSIARARNVYNSNQDENHLTRIQAWIDQCTTNKSNLKGRQLIAKAQHSSAITNLTQIKNKLIECRNYRRRFY; this is encoded by the coding sequence GTGGAAAAATCTGAAAAAAACGGTTCAAGCTTTCACCAACAAGCAGCGCAACGAAAAGCTGATCAGAAAATGAAAGACAATTGGCTCGCTGTGCAAAGAAAAAAAGATGGCGAGCCTAATGAATCTTCATTATTTGAAGCAGTAGAGGGGACAACTCAATTACAAGAAGCAGGAGCAACAATACAAAGACAAGAAAATAAATCTCCTAATTCAACAGGCATGCCAGATCAGCTTAAATCTGGCATCGAAAGTCTATCAGGTCAATCCATGGATGATGTAAAAGTCCATTACAATTCCAGCATGCCTGCTCAACTTCAAGCGCATGCTTACGCTCAGGGCACAGATATACATCTCGCTTCAGGACAGGAAAAACATCTTCCTCATGAAGCTTGGCATGTTGTCCAACAAAAAGAAGGAAGAGTAAAGCCTACCAAGCAGCTTAAAGGCGCCAATATAAATGACGATTCGGCTTTAGAGAAAGAAGCGGATGTCATGGGAGCCAAAGCCATGCAAATGAAATCCAGCAACTCGGGAAGCAATACCGCACAACTTAAAAACAATGGATCTTCGCAAAAAGTTATGCAAAGATACGCTCTGGCTCAAGACACCCTGACCAATGAAGTGTACAACAAATCGACCAATGGAAATTTCGTTGTAGGTATCGGATACCCGAACCATGAACTGTATGTCGACGACGATTCAGTTCTTGACGCATTGAATAATAGAGTAGAGCATGGCTTGCTGGAATTCCATAGTCCGTCTCAAAAGCAATTCAATTTTGGCACTGGAAATGTGCAATACCACAAAGTAATGCCTCGTCATAAGTCGAACGGAACATACGAAGTGGATCAAAATCATCTAAATGCTGGAATTAAGAATGTCTTGGTAAAGAATCAAGCAAAGTTTGTCGCTAAATCAACTGATGAAAATTATAACGAGCAAAACTTTGAAGACAATTTCAACCTTGATGCAAAAACAACAGAATTCACCAGCAATACTGCCTCTTCATCTCATGTGTATGACTTCAGCATGATGGCTGAGTTTATCAGAAAGTCATTTTCACAATTAGGCTATACTGATGGTGACGACGATGGGCTCATGGAACATAAAACTCGCTATGTAGCAGCCTATAAAGTCATCAACAAATATCTCAAAGGAAAAAATACTGATAAAACTGCAGTAATTGAAGCCATCGAAACATTTAAAGATGCTCTTCCTGACAATCCTGTAAACCTGTTGTTGCAAAAAGTCAAAACCAAAGCTACTGAACTAAGAGCCAAAGCCAATAATATTCCCGACGCTTCTGATGCCAACCTGCTCAGAAAAGGTCACTTGAATCATCAATTCAATGCTATTGACAACAATGAATTCCTCTTGCCTAGAGGCTGTGATTTGGTCGCTGGAACTACCATGGGAGTTGAAAACAAAGAAGAAGCTCAAGGAAGCTTTGCCATGAGATTCTCCATGAAAAGCCATGATGACGACCATGTTCATTTCTCGACAAAATTATTGGCTGATTCAACAGATTTTGTGACTATTGAAGGCTTTGCCAAAGGCAGCTATAACATATTCGACGATACTTGGGAATTCTTCTTGCATGGAAATAAAGCCAATGAAAAAGATGCCTTCAATGACTATACCATGTCCAGATACGACTTTTTCGACTTCAAAGCGGAATACATGCAAAAGTACGATCCCACAAAACAAGATATGAGACTTGGGGTTCAAAAATACATGGAAGCGGCGATTCCTAGAGAAGCCATGAAATTCTATAATGACCATATTGTAGCTGGCGGAGGCCAAGCAACCCTAAAAGACAAAGCGACAAGAGACTTCGAAGCAGAAAGAGCGGCAACTCAAGCATGTGGAGAAGCTTATATTCGATTAAACTCTTTTCCTGCAAAAGCCAATTGCGTTCAAGATGATCCGCAAGTAGGAGTCATGATTCAGCAAGCTCAAACCAATCTATTCAATCCAAATGGAAGGTCAGCCCAACAAATCAACACAGAATGTTTGCAAGCTTTTGATAATATACTTTCCAGAATCGTTTCAAACCATCTGACCAAGGCAAACAGCATCGCTAGAGCAAGAAATGTATATAATAGCAATCAAGATGAAAATCACCTTACAAGAATTCAGGCTTGGATTGACCAATGCACTACTAATAAAAGTAATTTGAAAGGCAGGCAACTCATTGCCAAAGCACAACATAGCTCCGCTATTACAAATCTTACACAGATAAAAAACAAATTAATAGAATGTAGAAATTACAGAAGAAGATTCTATTAA